One stretch of Flavobacterium sp. 9 DNA includes these proteins:
- a CDS encoding helix-turn-helix transcriptional regulator, which translates to MEQKIHQGKNVKRFREMLNIKQEALAFDLGNDWNQKKISVLEQKDVIEENLLKQISAVLKIPVEAFQNFDEEQAINIISNTFTSNDTSTLNAVNPHCTFNPIDKIVQLYDEKIALYERMLKEKEEMMARFEKLLNK; encoded by the coding sequence ATGGAACAGAAAATACATCAGGGAAAAAACGTAAAACGTTTCAGAGAAATGCTTAACATAAAACAGGAAGCATTAGCTTTTGATTTAGGAAATGACTGGAATCAGAAGAAAATTTCTGTGCTCGAACAAAAAGATGTAATTGAAGAAAATCTGTTGAAACAAATCTCAGCAGTATTAAAAATTCCCGTGGAAGCTTTTCAGAATTTTGATGAAGAACAAGCTATAAATATTATTTCGAATACTTTTACAAGTAACGATACATCAACATTAAATGCAGTTAACCCACACTGTACATTTAATCCAATTGATAAAATTGTTCAATTATATGATGAAAAAATTGCATTGTATGAGCGAATGCTCAAAGAGAAAGAGGAAATGATGGCAAGATTTGAAAAGTTACTCAATAAATAA
- a CDS encoding MoxR family ATPase produces the protein MTKIIKLTREEDIASYDPSPALKTAIDMAISLGRPLLLTGKPGTGKTQFAHWYATNKENKNDFNEVFQFNTKSTSVYNDLFYEYDAVSHFRNKDGDKHVTDFITLTALGKAIVCVKGFENIEDERLKKIAANSDINEEKIKEKSIVLIDEIDKAPRDFPNDLLHEIENLSFTIKEASPSIKVSLDDSQKEKIIVILSSNDEKNLPDAFLRRCLFHYIEFPKDKELAQIIAKKLSLKKLNEEEITKINQIQNLEEIDTIKDFEGLSDKIRLFFQIFNNDNIDKKPYTSECIDWLNYLHKNSLLNKPMADCVHTLSILLKKDEDFKEAKKMLSII, from the coding sequence ATGACAAAAATAATAAAACTAACTCGTGAAGAAGATATTGCCAGTTATGATCCTTCGCCAGCATTGAAAACAGCAATTGACATGGCCATTTCATTAGGACGTCCATTGTTATTGACTGGAAAACCGGGAACCGGAAAAACACAGTTTGCTCATTGGTATGCAACCAATAAGGAGAACAAAAACGATTTTAACGAGGTATTCCAATTTAATACTAAATCCACCTCAGTCTACAACGATTTGTTCTATGAATATGATGCGGTTTCCCATTTTAGGAATAAGGATGGAGACAAACATGTCACTGACTTTATAACGCTCACTGCTTTAGGAAAAGCCATCGTGTGCGTTAAAGGATTTGAAAACATTGAGGATGAAAGGCTTAAGAAAATTGCTGCGAATTCAGATATAAATGAAGAAAAAATAAAAGAAAAAAGCATAGTCCTGATTGATGAAATTGACAAAGCACCAAGAGATTTTCCGAATGATTTACTGCATGAAATCGAAAATCTATCCTTTACAATAAAAGAAGCTTCGCCAAGTATAAAAGTTAGTCTGGATGATTCCCAAAAAGAAAAAATAATTGTTATCCTCTCGAGCAACGATGAGAAAAACCTCCCGGATGCCTTCCTTAGAAGATGTTTGTTTCATTATATTGAATTTCCCAAAGACAAAGAGTTAGCACAGATTATTGCAAAAAAATTAAGCCTGAAAAAGTTAAATGAAGAAGAAATAACGAAGATCAATCAAATACAAAATCTGGAGGAAATCGATACAATAAAAGATTTTGAAGGCTTGAGTGATAAAATTCGTCTCTTCTTTCAAATTTTCAATAATGATAACATAGACAAAAAACCTTATACCAGCGAATGCATCGACTGGCTAAATTATCTGCATAAAAATAGCTTATTAAATAAACCTATGGCGGATTGCGTACATACGCTTTCTATATTATTAAAAAAAGACGAAGATTTTAAAGAAGCAAAAAAAATGTTATCAATTATCTAA
- a CDS encoding DUF4255 domain-containing protein, translating into MIFEVIQIISEQVNSYLAEIGLEKSVVPENIAFLESQKDDPDNKLKDGVALTVINLAEEATLKNFPNHSVENTKTIYKNSVVNLNLYILFSANRDIYINSLKDISKIIEFFQGKRLFTQANTIFNRSTSAMSNVDNFRFTVELYTPTFEELNYIWGTLGGKQLPSALYKVSMIQIERNIVQAEGQLIGEFSGTTKRKEQS; encoded by the coding sequence ATGATTTTTGAAGTAATACAAATAATTTCAGAACAAGTAAACAGCTATCTCGCCGAAATTGGGTTAGAGAAATCTGTTGTTCCTGAAAATATAGCTTTTTTAGAATCTCAAAAAGATGATCCGGACAATAAGTTAAAAGATGGCGTAGCACTTACAGTAATCAATTTAGCCGAAGAAGCTACTTTAAAAAACTTCCCAAACCATAGTGTTGAAAATACTAAAACAATTTATAAAAATAGTGTCGTCAATTTAAATCTGTATATCCTTTTTAGTGCAAATAGAGATATATACATCAACTCGCTTAAAGATATTTCGAAGATTATTGAATTTTTTCAAGGGAAAAGACTTTTTACTCAAGCCAATACCATCTTTAACAGAAGCACTAGTGCGATGAGCAATGTAGACAACTTTAGATTTACGGTTGAACTCTATACTCCCACTTTTGAAGAACTGAATTATATCTGGGGAACATTGGGCGGAAAACAGCTTCCATCGGCCTTATATAAAGTGAGTATGATACAAATCGAACGCAATATCGTTCAGGCCGAAGGACAATTAATTGGCGAGTTTTCAGGAACAACCAAAAGAAAAGAACAGTCATGA
- a CDS encoding GPW/gp25 family protein: MENKEAFLGTGWSFPPEFKKNTKAVVMTSDEADIKSSLEILLSTKIGERIMLPRYGCNMDELLFESLDRTLKTYVSELIKTAILYYEPRIDVEKIDITQSDDLEGELLVIIDYRIRSTNSRSNLVYPFYKGEGTNI, from the coding sequence ATGGAAAATAAAGAAGCTTTTTTAGGTACCGGATGGAGTTTTCCGCCAGAGTTTAAAAAAAACACGAAAGCAGTTGTAATGACATCTGACGAGGCAGATATTAAAAGCAGTTTAGAGATATTGCTTTCCACCAAAATTGGCGAGCGCATTATGCTGCCCAGATATGGTTGTAATATGGACGAATTACTTTTTGAATCATTAGACAGAACATTAAAAACCTATGTTTCTGAACTAATAAAAACGGCAATTCTATATTACGAACCGCGAATTGATGTTGAAAAAATTGACATAACACAAAGTGACGATTTAGAAGGTGAATTATTAGTCATAATCGATTACAGAATAAGAAGCACAAACTCAAGAAGCAATCTTGTTTATCCGTTTTACAAAGGAGAAGGCACTAATATTTAA
- a CDS encoding phage tail sheath C-terminal domain-containing protein, giving the protein MATTYKTPGVYVEEIVKFPPSVAQVETAIPAFIGYTEKATNKINGDLKLKPTRITSLLEYERFFGFAKPETTISVTINDIVDNGSTARSVIVNQPTSRQPFLMYYSMQLFFANGGGPCYIISVGRYGEDLDDADTKVTSINDSSQLKKGLLELEKMDEPTLILFPDATQVTGINTTDFYGLYNDALNQCRNLQDRFTIIDTLSYDATSPTDTNIDDLRGVISSEKDTLKYGAAYYPHLETILDYRYNASEILIKHFTSPTPDAMSTVLSDLGGSKTAIAPLISKLKTVPGTNDNLTGSIAEVLKFIESAAGFNNAAATAAAEAVITGGGTQADADAAAAAAGTFTVAKNTLFIPLLETLTKDLSNVIGEKEKIKKAALAAIASDEEDQPTRDAITAALKTLTDAFELANKIESVKTNLADLLGKAKAANTKVKITANIKGAAGVTTVLSEIPKILHFTAPASILDFPAAITIDVDLFAPITANIDAIIAAVTTAKPNDQNNGAMNGRFLADITELDNVTYNKILSEISNLSITLPPSSAIAGIYARVDGDRGVWKAPANVSLNYVIAPTVKITNNIQDGLNIDTVAGKSINAIRTFTGKGTLVWGSRTLAGNDSEWRYVPVRRFFNMAEESIKKATEQFVFEPNDANTWIRVRAMIENFLILQWRAGALAGAKPEQAFYVRIGLGQTMSAVDILDGKMIIEIGLAVVRPAEFIILRFSHKMQES; this is encoded by the coding sequence ATGGCAACAACTTACAAAACGCCTGGAGTATATGTTGAGGAAATCGTAAAGTTTCCCCCTTCTGTTGCCCAGGTAGAGACAGCGATTCCTGCTTTTATTGGCTATACTGAAAAAGCCACGAACAAGATTAATGGAGATTTGAAATTGAAACCAACAAGAATAACATCTCTTTTAGAATACGAACGCTTTTTTGGCTTTGCAAAACCAGAGACAACAATTAGTGTTACCATTAATGATATAGTTGATAATGGTTCGACAGCAAGATCAGTGATTGTAAATCAACCAACTAGCAGACAGCCTTTTTTGATGTATTATTCGATGCAATTGTTTTTTGCAAATGGCGGCGGTCCATGTTATATTATATCCGTTGGCCGTTATGGCGAAGATTTGGATGACGCTGATACAAAAGTAACTTCTATAAATGATAGTTCTCAATTAAAAAAAGGCTTGCTTGAACTAGAAAAAATGGATGAACCAACACTTATCCTTTTTCCGGATGCTACTCAGGTAACCGGTATTAATACAACTGATTTTTATGGTTTGTATAATGATGCCTTAAACCAATGTAGAAATCTGCAGGATCGATTTACAATTATCGACACGCTTAGCTATGATGCTACCAGTCCAACAGATACAAACATTGATGATTTGAGAGGAGTTATCAGTTCAGAGAAAGATACTTTAAAATATGGCGCTGCTTATTATCCACATTTAGAGACTATTTTAGATTACAGATACAATGCAAGCGAAATTTTGATTAAGCATTTTACCTCACCTACACCTGATGCCATGTCAACTGTATTAAGCGATTTAGGAGGTTCAAAAACTGCAATTGCACCACTAATCAGTAAATTAAAAACAGTTCCGGGAACAAATGATAATCTAACAGGAAGTATAGCCGAAGTTTTGAAATTTATTGAATCAGCAGCCGGCTTTAATAATGCAGCAGCAACTGCAGCAGCAGAAGCAGTTATCACTGGAGGAGGAACACAAGCAGATGCAGATGCCGCAGCTGCAGCTGCAGGAACTTTTACGGTAGCAAAAAATACGCTCTTTATCCCCTTGTTAGAAACTTTGACTAAAGATCTAAGCAACGTTATAGGAGAAAAAGAAAAAATTAAAAAAGCAGCATTAGCAGCAATAGCTTCTGATGAAGAAGACCAACCAACCAGAGACGCTATCACGGCAGCTTTAAAAACTCTCACTGATGCTTTTGAATTAGCTAATAAAATTGAAAGCGTTAAAACCAATTTGGCTGATTTATTAGGGAAAGCAAAAGCAGCAAATACCAAAGTAAAAATAACCGCTAATATCAAAGGCGCAGCAGGTGTTACTACTGTACTTTCTGAAATTCCAAAAATTCTGCATTTCACAGCACCAGCTTCTATCCTTGACTTTCCGGCAGCTATCACCATTGATGTTGATCTTTTTGCGCCTATTACAGCTAATATTGATGCAATTATTGCTGCTGTAACAACCGCAAAACCAAATGATCAAAATAACGGTGCTATGAATGGCCGCTTTTTAGCAGATATTACAGAGCTTGATAATGTTACCTACAATAAAATACTTTCCGAAATTTCTAATCTTTCAATAACTCTGCCTCCAAGTTCTGCTATAGCAGGAATTTATGCAAGAGTCGATGGTGATCGTGGCGTATGGAAAGCACCGGCAAATGTTAGTTTAAACTATGTCATTGCTCCTACGGTAAAAATCACTAATAATATACAAGACGGATTGAATATTGATACCGTGGCAGGTAAATCTATTAATGCTATTAGAACTTTTACCGGCAAAGGAACCTTGGTTTGGGGGTCAAGAACCTTAGCTGGTAACGATAGCGAATGGCGTTATGTTCCGGTTCGCCGATTTTTTAATATGGCCGAAGAATCCATTAAAAAAGCAACCGAACAATTCGTTTTTGAACCTAACGATGCCAATACCTGGATAAGAGTAAGAGCTATGATTGAGAATTTCTTAATTCTACAATGGAGAGCCGGAGCTTTGGCGGGAGCAAAACCAGAACAAGCTTTTTATGTAAGAATCGGACTGGGACAAACCATGTCTGCGGTGGATATTTTAGACGGTAAAATGATAATCGAAATTGGTTTGGCGGTAGTTCGTCCGGCTGAGTTTATCATCCTTCGTTTCTCTCACAAAATGCAGGAATCTTAA
- a CDS encoding phage tail protein: MANYYPPVGFHFLVEFDQLGTKEKDHQFQSVSGLSVDLETEEFVEGGENRFKHKVPVKTKYPNLVLKRGILIDSDVIEWCRKAIENFEFKPVDLTVKLLNQDHEPLMHWKVVHAYPVKWAVEDFSALESKIVIESFELTYNYFTLHKK; this comes from the coding sequence ATGGCTAATTACTATCCACCCGTAGGTTTTCATTTTCTCGTTGAATTCGATCAACTGGGAACGAAAGAAAAAGACCATCAATTTCAATCTGTTTCAGGACTATCCGTAGATCTTGAAACGGAAGAATTTGTCGAGGGTGGAGAAAACAGATTCAAACACAAAGTTCCTGTAAAAACCAAATATCCAAATTTGGTTCTAAAAAGAGGGATACTTATTGATTCTGACGTAATTGAATGGTGCAGAAAAGCAATAGAAAATTTTGAATTTAAGCCTGTCGATTTAACTGTAAAACTCTTGAATCAGGATCACGAACCTTTAATGCACTGGAAAGTTGTACATGCCTATCCCGTAAAATGGGCAGTTGAAGATTTTAGCGCTCTGGAAAGCAAAATTGTTATTGAAAGCTTTGAGCTTACTTATAATTATTTCACTCTTCACAAAAAATAA
- the vgrG gene encoding type VI secretion system tip protein VgrG has protein sequence MNNSGVIQTSKSADLVTHKLLIEGNELSGIYQVMSIVVHNEVNRIPMAQIILTDGDASARDFKLSNEDLLIPGKKIEIKAGYHSDEETIYKGIVVKHSIKIKDNSSLLIVECKDEAVKMTIGRKSKYFYDVKDSDAFEDIIGTYGLEKDVESTNYSHKELVQYNTSDWDFIVSRAQANGKLCFVENGKISIKKPDLASEAVETVAFGASMLDFDAEIDARNQFAKVSSFSWNASNQELLEIEAKDPSVSLNGNLSPSDLSDIVKLENLELRHGGHVTDTELQDWADAKLLFQQLSKVRGRVKFQGIPAVKPNTIIMLEGVGDRFNGKAYITGVFHEIANGNWTVNAQFGLNPEWFSETYDVNTPSASGIIPSIKGLHIGIVTQLQDDPDGEDRILVKIPIINNEEQGIWCRVAALDAGDNRGTFFRPEIEDEVIIGFINEDPNDAIVLGMLHSSAKPAPLKASDDNHQKGIFTRSEMKVLFDDDKKSIAIETPAGKKITLDEDKGSIVIEDENSNVITIDSAGIKMESAGDISIKATGDVKIEGTNVNLKATAQFKAEGSAGAEMSSAAVAIVKGSIVQIN, from the coding sequence ATGAACAATAGCGGCGTCATACAAACCAGTAAAAGTGCAGATTTAGTAACGCACAAATTGCTCATTGAGGGAAATGAGTTATCTGGTATTTACCAAGTAATGAGCATTGTAGTTCATAACGAAGTGAATAGAATACCGATGGCGCAAATTATTTTGACCGATGGAGATGCTTCTGCAAGAGATTTTAAATTAAGTAATGAAGATTTGCTGATTCCGGGGAAAAAAATTGAAATAAAAGCCGGCTATCACAGTGACGAAGAAACTATATATAAAGGAATAGTTGTAAAACATTCCATAAAAATAAAAGACAATTCGTCCCTGCTAATTGTGGAATGCAAAGACGAAGCCGTAAAAATGACCATTGGCAGAAAAAGCAAATATTTTTATGACGTAAAAGACAGTGATGCTTTTGAAGACATTATAGGCACTTACGGATTAGAAAAAGATGTCGAAAGTACTAATTATAGTCATAAAGAATTAGTGCAATACAATACATCCGATTGGGATTTTATTGTCTCTCGTGCGCAAGCCAATGGAAAATTATGTTTTGTTGAAAACGGCAAAATCTCGATTAAAAAACCAGATTTAGCTTCAGAAGCAGTTGAAACAGTTGCTTTTGGTGCCAGTATGCTAGACTTTGATGCCGAAATTGATGCTCGAAATCAGTTTGCCAAAGTTTCCTCTTTCAGTTGGAATGCATCCAATCAGGAATTATTAGAAATTGAAGCCAAAGATCCAAGCGTAAGTCTAAACGGGAATTTATCTCCTTCGGATTTATCCGATATCGTAAAGCTCGAAAACTTAGAATTGCGTCACGGCGGTCATGTTACCGATACTGAATTGCAAGATTGGGCCGATGCAAAATTATTATTTCAACAACTGTCAAAAGTTCGCGGAAGAGTAAAATTTCAAGGCATTCCCGCAGTAAAACCCAACACGATTATTATGCTTGAAGGCGTTGGAGATCGTTTTAATGGCAAAGCATATATTACTGGGGTTTTCCATGAAATTGCAAACGGTAATTGGACTGTAAACGCACAATTTGGATTAAATCCGGAATGGTTTTCTGAAACTTATGATGTCAATACACCATCGGCTTCAGGAATAATTCCATCCATAAAAGGACTGCATATTGGTATTGTAACCCAACTTCAGGACGATCCCGACGGCGAAGACAGAATTTTGGTCAAAATACCAATTATCAATAACGAAGAACAAGGTATTTGGTGCAGAGTTGCTGCTCTTGATGCCGGTGATAACAGAGGAACTTTTTTTAGACCTGAAATTGAAGACGAAGTAATTATTGGCTTCATTAACGAAGATCCTAATGATGCGATTGTATTAGGAATGCTCCACAGCAGCGCAAAACCTGCTCCGCTAAAAGCTTCTGACGATAACCATCAAAAAGGGATTTTTACCCGAAGCGAAATGAAAGTGCTCTTTGACGATGATAAAAAATCGATAGCCATTGAAACTCCCGCTGGCAAAAAAATAACACTTGACGAAGATAAAGGATCAATAGTTATTGAAGACGAAAATTCGAACGTGATTACAATTGACAGCGCAGGAATAAAGATGGAAAGTGCGGGCGATATTTCGATAAAGGCAACAGGCGATGTAAAAATTGAAGGTACTAATGTAAATCTAAAAGCAACCGCCCAATTTAAAGCCGAAGGCAGTGCCGGAGCAGAAATGTCATCAGCAGCAGTCGCGATAGTTAAAGGCAGTATTGTTCAGATAAATTAA
- a CDS encoding phage tail protein, with translation MSYPLSKFHFSVDWGGTKIGFTEVSGLDVETEVIEYRQGASPEYSKIKMPGMQKFSNITMKRGTFKSDNEYYAWWNSVKLNTIERRDITIKLLNEEHEPVITWKVKNAWPTKVQSTDLKADGNEVAIESIELVHEGLSIQND, from the coding sequence ATGAGTTATCCATTATCAAAGTTTCATTTCTCAGTTGACTGGGGTGGAACAAAAATAGGTTTTACAGAGGTTTCCGGATTAGATGTAGAAACTGAAGTTATTGAATACCGTCAGGGCGCAAGTCCGGAATACAGCAAGATCAAGATGCCGGGCATGCAGAAGTTCTCTAACATTACCATGAAAAGAGGAACTTTTAAAAGCGATAATGAATATTATGCCTGGTGGAATTCGGTAAAACTAAACACTATCGAAAGAAGAGATATCACCATCAAATTACTTAACGAGGAACACGAACCAGTGATTACCTGGAAAGTAAAAAATGCATGGCCAACAAAGGTTCAATCAACTGATTTAAAAGCCGATGGAAACGAAGTTGCTATCGAGTCAATAGAATTGGTTCACGAAGGTTTATCTATTCAAAATGACTAA
- a CDS encoding PAAR domain-containing protein, with the protein MGAPAARINDMHVCPMVTATVPHVGGPILPPGAPTVLIGGQPAACLGDMIVCTGPPDSIIAGSSTVLIGGKPAARMGDSTAHGGTIIIGCPTVLIG; encoded by the coding sequence ATGGGAGCACCAGCCGCACGAATCAACGATATGCACGTTTGCCCAATGGTAACCGCAACAGTTCCTCATGTAGGCGGGCCAATATTGCCCCCAGGCGCACCTACAGTATTGATAGGCGGTCAACCAGCAGCTTGTTTAGGCGATATGATCGTTTGCACCGGACCTCCGGATAGCATTATCGCAGGTTCAAGTACAGTACTTATTGGAGGAAAACCAGCCGCAAGAATGGGAGATTCCACAGCGCATGGCGGAACAATTATAATAGGATGTCCAACTGTTTTAATAGGCTAA
- a CDS encoding Abi-alpha family protein, translated as MEIKDVLGIEPIGKAIETTVTKSFEAIEGFLKLVCAPALEEVGLLAKDQVRSWRFKNVLNIIEKAQGKIDFSENQLQIKADPKIAISIIENGSLNDDPDMQDLWAGLFASSCTKEGQEDENLIFIDLLKQITKVQAKILKYACENSKKVIYQNGLILGFDFEIEFPELTKLTGVTDVHRLDRELDHLRSLQLISNEGGFDVDDDSLNASITPSALGLNLYLKSQGYNGDPSVYWRPNLVNAKEFKQV; from the coding sequence ATGGAAATAAAAGATGTACTTGGAATAGAGCCGATTGGGAAAGCAATTGAAACAACAGTGACAAAGTCATTTGAAGCAATTGAAGGCTTTTTAAAATTAGTCTGTGCTCCCGCATTAGAGGAAGTCGGACTACTTGCGAAAGACCAAGTAAGATCATGGAGATTTAAAAACGTACTTAACATTATTGAAAAAGCACAAGGAAAAATTGACTTTTCTGAAAATCAACTTCAAATCAAGGCAGATCCCAAAATTGCTATATCAATTATCGAAAACGGTTCTCTTAATGACGATCCAGATATGCAAGACCTATGGGCTGGACTCTTTGCATCATCTTGTACAAAAGAAGGTCAAGAAGATGAGAATCTAATTTTCATAGACTTATTAAAACAAATCACAAAAGTTCAAGCCAAAATACTTAAATATGCGTGTGAAAACTCAAAAAAAGTTATTTATCAAAATGGCTTGATTTTAGGCTTCGATTTTGAAATCGAATTCCCTGAACTAACTAAATTAACAGGAGTTACAGATGTTCATAGACTTGATAGAGAGCTTGATCATTTAAGATCACTTCAATTAATTAGTAATGAAGGAGGATTCGATGTTGATGATGATAGTTTAAATGCATCCATCACCCCTAGTGCTTTAGGATTAAACTTATATTTAAAGTCTCAAGGTTACAATGGTGATCCAAGCGTATACTGGAGACCCAACCTAGTCAACGCAAAAGAATTTAAACAAGTTTAG
- a CDS encoding DUF5908 family protein encodes MPIEIKELHIKINVNENSNSSAKPASSSSTNKKDNVADCVEQVMKIIERKKER; translated from the coding sequence ATGCCAATTGAAATCAAAGAGCTTCACATTAAAATAAACGTGAACGAAAATTCAAATTCTAGTGCAAAACCAGCTTCTTCTTCATCCACTAATAAAAAAGATAATGTGGCTGACTGTGTCGAGCAAGTAATGAAGATTATTGAACGAAAAAAAGAACGCTAA
- a CDS encoding DUF4291 family protein, giving the protein MNQRETDLIKLKKIIAEKDGDGAYENGFSFIHTYEEDEEILLLLFQIFESDWHKGHEDMARAFQYISNPITVETLFKVAFSDFEYIRWNEYFPLQRKCTWALADIGTNEAKKYLEQIAEQANETIAEYATKRLVKWDFEFRRKVPTIGESRYQGFEIGLESYSERLKELPQNGQDIIGYMMKNVDIIDNAPPYHGIVTEYIVLYLVNEKSTAATITESQDLEKPDYSGLKANSLQLSFLSIIHDYNSRQKENQESVLAIWIKKEVFKEILQKVTPKWNPDYDYFGKELERQTIQLDLNEEDFEKLIKEKIDFVFDLSDFIKEQKQYIDQNQIDKLMLPKERIVDFETPELIDEKWM; this is encoded by the coding sequence ATGAACCAAAGAGAAACTGATTTAATTAAACTAAAAAAAATTATAGCCGAGAAAGACGGTGATGGAGCGTATGAAAATGGTTTTTCTTTTATTCACACCTATGAAGAAGACGAGGAAATTCTTTTACTTCTTTTTCAAATCTTCGAATCTGACTGGCATAAGGGACATGAAGATATGGCTAGGGCTTTTCAGTATATTTCAAATCCTATTACTGTAGAAACTTTATTTAAAGTAGCATTTTCGGACTTTGAATATATTAGATGGAATGAATATTTTCCTTTACAGAGAAAATGTACTTGGGCACTTGCAGACATTGGCACTAATGAGGCTAAAAAATATTTAGAACAAATAGCAGAGCAAGCCAATGAAACAATAGCGGAATACGCCACCAAAAGACTGGTAAAATGGGATTTTGAATTCAGAAGAAAAGTTCCTACAATAGGAGAATCACGCTATCAAGGTTTTGAAATAGGGCTTGAAAGTTATTCAGAAAGGCTAAAAGAATTGCCTCAAAACGGACAAGATATAATAGGTTATATGATGAAAAACGTTGATATTATTGATAATGCTCCACCATATCATGGTATCGTAACGGAGTATATTGTATTATATCTTGTTAATGAAAAAAGTACAGCTGCCACTATTACAGAAAGCCAAGATCTTGAAAAACCTGATTATAGTGGTCTGAAAGCAAATTCATTACAGCTAAGTTTCCTATCAATAATACACGATTACAATTCAAGACAAAAAGAAAATCAGGAAAGTGTATTGGCTATTTGGATAAAAAAAGAAGTCTTTAAAGAGATTTTACAAAAAGTAACACCAAAATGGAATCCCGACTATGATTATTTTGGAAAAGAACTCGAAAGACAAACCATTCAACTTGATTTAAACGAAGAGGATTTTGAGAAACTGATAAAAGAAAAAATTGATTTTGTATTCGACCTTTCGGATTTTATTAAAGAACAAAAACAATATATCGACCAAAATCAGATCGATAAACTAATGCTTCCTAAAGAAAGAATAGTTGATTTTGAAACACCCGAACTCATTGATGAGAAATGGATGTAA